The following proteins are encoded in a genomic region of Arachis stenosperma cultivar V10309 chromosome 4, arast.V10309.gnm1.PFL2, whole genome shotgun sequence:
- the LOC130973371 gene encoding protein PLASTID TRANSCRIPTIONALLY ACTIVE 14 isoform X2, with the protein MASPLLHQPTQFFFSNTQLKGPSHGFLWRPPCSSFGASHSENKAQPIRASVDAPTFPLFQTPKQHDSASELEPADPDFYKIGYVRSMRAYGVEFKEGPDGFGVYASKDVEPLRRARVIMEIPLELMLTISKKLPWMFFPDIIPIGHPIFDIINSTDPETDWDLRLACLLLYAFDCEDNFWQLYGDFLPSADECTSLLLASEDELSELQDPDLASTMRNQQYRAQEFWEMNWHNSAPLKIKRLARDPRRFLWAVGIAQSRCINMQTRIGALTQDANMLIPYADMLNHSFEPNCFLHWRFKDRMLEVLINAGEQIKRGDEMTINYMSGQKNEILMQRYGFSSPVNPWDVIKFSGNAKIHLDSFLSVFNISGLPEEYYHNKCLAIDGDTFVDGAVVAAARTLPTWSDKDVPSIPSAERMAVKELQQECRQMLAQYATTSKQDEKLLDSLPNAPRTLEAAIKYRLHRKLFIEKVIQALEIYQDKILF; encoded by the exons ATGGCTTCTCCCCTTCTTCACCAGCCAACGCAGTTCTTTTTCTCCAACACCCAg TTAAAAGGACCTAGCCATGGATTCTTGTGGCGACCCCCTTGTTCTTCATTTGGCGCCTCTCATTCTGAAAACAAAGCTCAGCCCATTAGAGCTTCGGTTGATGCACCCACATTTCCATTGTTTCAGACTCCAAAACAGCATGACTCAGCCTCTGAG TTGGAGCCTGCAGATCCTGATTTCTACAAGATCGGTTATGTCCGAAGCATGAGAGCTTACGGAGTTGAGTTTAAGGAAGGGCCGGATGGATTTGGTGTGTATGCTTCCAAAGATGTGGAACCTCTCCGGCGAGCAAGG GTTATAATGGAAATTCCTCTTGAATTGATGTTAACCATAAGCAAGAAACTCCCATGGATGTTTTTCCCAGATATAATTCCTATAGGTCATCCAATATTTGATATTATCAACTCTACAGATCCAGAG ACAGATTGGGACTTAAGGTTAGCTTGCCTCCTCCTATATGCATTTGATTGCGAAGACAACTTTTGGCAGTTGTATGGTGACTTCTTACCAAGTGCAGATGAGTGTACCAGCTTACTTCTAGCTTCAGAG GATGAACTTTCAGAGCTTCAAGATCCTGATCTTGCTTCTACTATGAGAAACCAGCAATATCGAGCCCAAGAATTCTGGGAAATGAACTGG CACAATTCTGCACCCCTTAAAATAAAGCGTCTTGCTCGTGATCCTCGAAGGTTCTTGTGGGCAGTGGGTATTGCACAGTCACGATGTATTAACATGCAGACGAGAATTGGTGCATTAACTCAAGATGCAAATATGCTTATTCCTTATGCTG ATATGCTGAACCATTCCTTTGAGCCGAATTGCTTTCTGCATTGGCGTTTTAAGGACAGGATGCTTGAAGTTCTTATAAATGCTGGCGAGCAAATTAAAAGGGGAGATGAG ATGACaattaattacatgagcggacAGAAGAATGAGATCCTAATGCAAAGATATGGATTTTCATCACCGGTG AATCCTTGGGATGTGATCAAATTCTCAGGCAATGCAAAGATTCATCTGGATTCCTTTTTGTCCGTCTTCAATATATCTGGTCTTCCCGAAGAATATTACCATAACA AATGTCTAGCAATCGATGGCGATACTTTTGTTGATGGAGCTGTTGTAGCTGCAGCACGAACATTGCCAACTTGGTCGGACAAGGATGTGCCTTCAATCCCTAGTGCAGAAAGAATGGCAGTAAAGGAGTTGCAACAAGAATGTCGACAGATGCTTGCTCAATACGCTACAACCTCTAAGCAAGACGAGAAATTGCTTG ATTCCTTGCCGAACGCTCCGAGGACGCTCGAAGCTGCAATTAA GTATAGATTGCACCGGAAATTGTTCATTGAGAAGGTTATCCAAGCATTGGAGATCTATCAAGATAAGATACTTTTCTGA
- the LOC130973371 gene encoding protein PLASTID TRANSCRIPTIONALLY ACTIVE 14 isoform X1, with protein sequence MASPLLHQPTQFFFSNTQLKGPSHGFLWRPPCSSFGASHSENKAQPIRASVDAPTFPLFQTPKQHDSASELEPADPDFYKIGYVRSMRAYGVEFKEGPDGFGVYASKDVEPLRRARVIMEIPLELMLTISKKLPWMFFPDIIPIGHPIFDIINSTDPETDWDLRLACLLLYAFDCEDNFWQLYGDFLPSADECTSLLLASEDELSELQDPDLASTMRNQQYRAQEFWEMNWHNSAPLKIKRLARDPRRFLWAVGIAQSRCINMQTRIGALTQDANMLIPYADMLNHSFEPNCFLHWRFKDRMLEVLINAGEQIKRGDEMTINYMSGQKNEILMQRYGFSSPVNPWDVIKFSGNAKIHLDSFLSVFNISGLPEEYYHNTECLAIDGDTFVDGAVVAAARTLPTWSDKDVPSIPSAERMAVKELQQECRQMLAQYATTSKQDEKLLDSLPNAPRTLEAAIKYRLHRKLFIEKVIQALEIYQDKILF encoded by the exons ATGGCTTCTCCCCTTCTTCACCAGCCAACGCAGTTCTTTTTCTCCAACACCCAg TTAAAAGGACCTAGCCATGGATTCTTGTGGCGACCCCCTTGTTCTTCATTTGGCGCCTCTCATTCTGAAAACAAAGCTCAGCCCATTAGAGCTTCGGTTGATGCACCCACATTTCCATTGTTTCAGACTCCAAAACAGCATGACTCAGCCTCTGAG TTGGAGCCTGCAGATCCTGATTTCTACAAGATCGGTTATGTCCGAAGCATGAGAGCTTACGGAGTTGAGTTTAAGGAAGGGCCGGATGGATTTGGTGTGTATGCTTCCAAAGATGTGGAACCTCTCCGGCGAGCAAGG GTTATAATGGAAATTCCTCTTGAATTGATGTTAACCATAAGCAAGAAACTCCCATGGATGTTTTTCCCAGATATAATTCCTATAGGTCATCCAATATTTGATATTATCAACTCTACAGATCCAGAG ACAGATTGGGACTTAAGGTTAGCTTGCCTCCTCCTATATGCATTTGATTGCGAAGACAACTTTTGGCAGTTGTATGGTGACTTCTTACCAAGTGCAGATGAGTGTACCAGCTTACTTCTAGCTTCAGAG GATGAACTTTCAGAGCTTCAAGATCCTGATCTTGCTTCTACTATGAGAAACCAGCAATATCGAGCCCAAGAATTCTGGGAAATGAACTGG CACAATTCTGCACCCCTTAAAATAAAGCGTCTTGCTCGTGATCCTCGAAGGTTCTTGTGGGCAGTGGGTATTGCACAGTCACGATGTATTAACATGCAGACGAGAATTGGTGCATTAACTCAAGATGCAAATATGCTTATTCCTTATGCTG ATATGCTGAACCATTCCTTTGAGCCGAATTGCTTTCTGCATTGGCGTTTTAAGGACAGGATGCTTGAAGTTCTTATAAATGCTGGCGAGCAAATTAAAAGGGGAGATGAG ATGACaattaattacatgagcggacAGAAGAATGAGATCCTAATGCAAAGATATGGATTTTCATCACCGGTG AATCCTTGGGATGTGATCAAATTCTCAGGCAATGCAAAGATTCATCTGGATTCCTTTTTGTCCGTCTTCAATATATCTGGTCTTCCCGAAGAATATTACCATAACA CAGAATGTCTAGCAATCGATGGCGATACTTTTGTTGATGGAGCTGTTGTAGCTGCAGCACGAACATTGCCAACTTGGTCGGACAAGGATGTGCCTTCAATCCCTAGTGCAGAAAGAATGGCAGTAAAGGAGTTGCAACAAGAATGTCGACAGATGCTTGCTCAATACGCTACAACCTCTAAGCAAGACGAGAAATTGCTTG ATTCCTTGCCGAACGCTCCGAGGACGCTCGAAGCTGCAATTAA GTATAGATTGCACCGGAAATTGTTCATTGAGAAGGTTATCCAAGCATTGGAGATCTATCAAGATAAGATACTTTTCTGA
- the LOC130974779 gene encoding protein FAR1-RELATED SEQUENCE 4-like — MRKDDIVRDNEGRIIYRQLVCNKKGWRNMRYLDLDDRSREARPLTRTKCPTRLRVNHDYGCGRWKGGYRHADFTRKDLYNHIDCYRRSKVKNGDANVAINYLIGKLNNDPLFFGKYTFTSDKGLEHIFWADGQSIVDYHCFGDIVAFDSTYKKNKYNKPLVIFSGCNHHGQTVIFGSGLLSDETTNTYKWLLKIFVESTGGKSSKAVITYRDLAMRDAIKNVLPDATHRLCGWHLQRNACENIKNLNFLRDFKGLIYDNNDRRDFDRRWAAILDKHNLVGSTWMEKTYETRAIWSHCFLRDKFFGYIRTTSQCEGINSLIRFYVNRKNTLIDFMHDLDRALKNIDTMN, encoded by the exons ATGAGGAAGGACGACATTGTTAGGGATAACGAAGGTAGAATCATTTACAGGCAACTTGTTTGCAATAAGAAGGGCTGGAGGAATATGAGGTATCTTGATCTGGATGATAGATCAAGGGAGGCAAGGCCACTCACACGAACCAAGTGTCCAACTCGGCTTAGGGTAAATCATGACTATGGTTGTGGAAGATGGAAG GGTGGATATCGTCATGCTGACTTCACACGCAAAGATTTGTACAACCACATTGATTGTTATCGTAGATCAAAAGTAAAAAATGGGGATGCCAATGTGGCGATAAATTATTTGATTGGCAAGTTAAACAACGATCCACTGTTCTTTGGAAAGTATACTTTTACTAGTGACAAAGGGCTCGAGCATATTTTTTGGGCAGATGGGCAATCAATTGTCGACTATCACTGCTTTGGAGATATTGTTGCCTTTGATTCAACATACAAGAAGAATAAATACAATAAACCTTTGGTCATTTTCTCCGGATGCAATCATCATGGGCAGACTGTCATCTTTGGCTCCGGCCTACTATCCGACGAAACCACAAACACGTATAAGTGgttgttaaaaatatttgttgaaTCGACGGGTGGAAAAAGTTCTAAAGCAGTAATAACTTATAGAGACCTTGCCATGCGAGATGCAATCAAGAATGTTCTTCCTGATGCGACCCATCGGTTATGCGGATGGCATCTTCAGAGAAATGCATGTGAAAATATAAAGAATCTTAATTTTCTACGGGATTTTAAGGGTCTTATATACGACAACAACGACCGCAGAGATTTTGATCGGAGATGGGCAGCTATTTTGGATAAGCACAACCTTGTTGGGAGTACCTGGATGGAAAAGACGTACGAAACTCGTGCGATATGGTCCCATTGTTTCCTACGGGATAAGTTTTTCGGGTACATAAGAACGACGTCACAGTGTGAAGGTATAAACTCTCTCATCAGATTTTATGTTAATCGCAAGAATACCCTCATTGACTTCATGCATGACCTGGATAGGGCCTTAAAAAATATAGACACAATGAATTAA
- the LOC130976926 gene encoding uncharacterized protein LOC130976926 → MDLWSRFTRTSKGLEEQESSSPSQSEPTAKISSIFIYPIKSCRGISVSKAPLTPTGFKWDRNWLVVNSRGRAYTQRVEPKLALVEVELPTEAFDEGFDIKKDSFMVLKAPGMQPLNICLSKPHEVADGVSVWEWNGSAWDEGAEASQWFSDYLGKPSRLVRFNNDSQVRPVDPDYAKGHQIMFSDCFPFLLASQESLDAVNQHLEDPVPINRFRPNILVEGCEPFSEDLWTEIKISSFSFLGVKLCSRCKVPSINQATAISEPEPNQTLMKIRSGKVLRPKGKDQNKTYFGQNMVWNWRDCYAKKNGNVLNVGDPVYVMKKVTSAAEAAA, encoded by the exons ATGGACCTATGGTCAAGGTTCACAAGAACATCAAAGGGCCTTGAAGAACAAgaatcatcatcaccatcacaGTCAGAACCAACAGCGAAAATTTCTTCCATTTTCATCTACCCTATCAAATCATGCCGTGGGATTTCTGTTTCCAAGGCTCCACTCACTCCTACTG GATTTAAATGGGATCGGAATTGGTTGGTGGTGAATTCCAGAGGCAGGGCATACACACAAAGAGTTGAGCCAAAGCTTGCTTTGGTTGAGGTTGAACTTCCAACTGAGGCATTTGATGAAGGTTTTGATATTAAGAAAGATTCCTTTATGG TGTTGAAAGCACCTGGAATGCAACCTCTCAATATTTGTTTGAGTAAACCACATGAAGTAGCAGATGGTGTCTCTGTATGGGAATGGAATGGATCTGCCTGGGACGAGGGAGCCGAAGCATCTCAGTGGTTCTCAGATTATTTAGGGAAACCGAGTCGACTAGTCCGGTTCAATAATG ATTCACAAGTTAGACCAGTGGATCCTGATTACGCTAAGGGTCATCAGATCATGTTTTCTGATTGTTTTCCATTCTTACTTGCATCTCAG GAATCATTGGATGCAGTTAACCAGCATCTCGAGGATCCTGTGCCTATTAATCGGTTTAGACCCAA TATCCTTGTTGAGGGTTGTGAACCATTTTCCGAGGACTTGTGGACAGAGATCAAGATAAGCAGTTTCTCGTTTCTTGGTGTGAAGCTATGCTCTCGTTGTAAG GTACCTTCAATCAATCAAGCGACCGCAATTTCTGAACCAGAACCAAACCAAACACTGATGAAAATTAGGTCTGGCAAAGTCTTGAGACCAAAGGGAAAAGACCAAAACAAG ACATACTTTGGTCAGAACATGGTTTGGAATTGGAGAGATTGTTATGCAAAAAAGAATGGCAATGTCCTTAATGTTGGGGATCCTGTTTATGTCATGAAGAAGGTCACTTCTGCTGCTGAAGCAGCTGCTTGA